In Tautonia marina, the sequence CATGGTCCTCCTGGCCTGATTGTCAGTAGAACCTAGATATCTGTGAAATGGGAGAATAGAGGCATGCCCTCTACGGAAGTTATGGTAAGGGTGGAGAATGACCCTCATAAGCAAGAGCACGAAGTTACAGTTGAAAATTTGCCGTATTGACAATCTTCGTGTCAGGGATATTTACTCAAAATTTCTTCGTTCGCAGGTTCTTCCGGCCCGTTTCGCCATCGGCCTGCCCCTGCCGGGGGAGCGGGGCTCGGGCGAGATCGCCGGTGGTCGGGATTCCGACGATTCAATCGGGCCGTTCCTTTTCACTCAGGACTGGAGTCCCCCCGTGGTGAAGCCGATCACCTTCTCGTGCGAGGCGAGGCTCGCAATCCCCCCCGATGAGATCGCCCGGCGCATCCTCGACCTCGACCGCTGGCCCGACTTCAAGGGCTACGGGCCGCTGCCGGGGATCAGGGCGGCGACCTTCGAGGCCACGACGCCCGAGGTGGTCGGCACCGTAATCCGGGTGTCGAACACGGACGGGTCGAGCCACACGGAGGAGGTCGTCGAGTGGGACCCGCCCCGGCGCATCCGGCTCCGCATGGGGGGCTTCCCGCCGCCACTGTCCCGCCTGGCCACTGAAATCGTCGAGACCTGGCAGTTCGATCGGGTCGGAGAGGTCACTCGGGTCGTCCGATCGTTCACCTTGCATCCCCGGTCGATGGCCACCCGGCCCTTGCTCGGGCTGATCTCCCTCCTGCTCCGGAGGGCCATCGCCCGGCATCTGCGGCACATGCAGGACGCCAGCGACGACGACGGGAGGCCGGTGACGCCACAGGAGTACAACGAGACGAGGTGAACGGAAGGCCCGGATTCGATCCCCCACACGGAGCAGCCCCGATGACCCGCCGCCGCGTCGGCATCCTGGTCTTCCCCGAGGTCGAGGTGCTCGACTTCGCCGGACCCTTCGAGGTTTTCTCCGTCACCCGGCTCGACGAAGATCGCAGGCGGGAGGAGCCGTCCCCCTACGAGGTCGTCCTGATTTCCGAAGCCCCCGGCATGGTCGTGGCCTCGGGCGGATTGAAGGTCGTGCCCGACCACGGCCTGGACGATTGCCCGCCGCTGGATTTGCTCGTGGTGCCCGGCGGCTGGGGCGTCCACGGTCAGATCGGCAACGAGGCGCTGGTCGGCTGGATCGCCGAGCGTGCCGGGCAGGTCGAACTCCTGGCCTCCGTCTGCACCGGCTCGATGTTGCTGGGCAAGGCCGGGCTGCTGGACGGCAGGCGGGCGACGACCCACTGGAAGGTCCTGGACTGGATGCGCGAGTCGTTCCCCGGTGTCACCGTGCTGGACGACGAGCATGTGGTCGAGGACGGCGACGTGATCACCTCGGCGGGCATCGCGGCGGGGATCGACCTGGCGCTGCGGGTCGTCGCCCGGCATCACGGCGAGACGGTGGCGAGGACGACCGCCCGTTACATGGAATATCCCTTCCCCGAGGACAACCGACGGCGGGTGTGAGCAGGCGAACCGGCCCTCTGAACGCAGGGCATCAGGGCGGATCAGCACGCCGATTTTCACGACACGCAGGCCGGATCGGGACGTAATCCGCAAGGGGCCGGAGCGAATCCCATCGAGGCCGTTCCGATCTCGACGTGCCCATTCCGGGCGGCGTCGTGGAACTTCGCCCCGGCCTGCCGTGTCCGAGGATGATGGTCACCCCGATTCGCACCAGGAGGTTGTCATGCCCACGCTCCCCGAACTCCGCATCGGCGACCCGATCCGTCACGAGGCCCTGGCCGTCTTCCCCCTGTTTACGGATACCGGAGGCGTCGTGGATTACCTCCTCTCCGACGAGGCGATCGCCTCCGGCAGCGTCGCCGTCGAGGAGGTCAGCGAGGCCGGCTCGGTGCCCAACCTGCTTGTCGAGAACACGGGGGACAGCCGGGTCCTGTTCCTCGAAGGCGAGGAACTGCACGGGGCCAAGCAGAACCGCATCCTGAACACCTCGGTCCTGGTCGCCGCCCACAGCAAGACGACCATCCCGGTCAGTTGCGTCGAGCAGGGTCGCTGGCGCTACCGGGGCCGCCAGTTCGGCCACGGCGGCAGCCACTCCTCGTCCAAGCTGAGGCACTATCTCAAGGCATCGGTCACCCGGTCACTCAAGGAAGACCGGGGGCACACCTCCGACCAGATGTCCGTTTGGAGCGAGGTCAGCCGCCAGATGGATGCGCTGGGCTCAAGCTCTGAGACGGCTGCCATGGCCGACACCTACGAGCGTTACAGGGGCAAGCTGGAGGAATTCCGCTCGCGGGTGGGCTACGTCGAGGGGGCCAGCGGGCTGGCCGTGGCGGTGGGCAAGCGGGTAGTGGCCCTCGACCTGTTCGACAAGCCAGAGACCTGTCGCAAGGTCTGGGACCGGCTGCTGACCGGGGCGGTCATGGAAGCGTTGGAGGTGGGCAAGGCCGAGGAGCATGCCGATGCGGGGGACGTGGAGGCCCTGGTGAGTCGGCTGCGGGGGATGGCCTGGGAGCCTGCCCCAGCGGTCGGCGAGGGGGAAGAATTCCGGTCGGATGCCGGGGAGGCCCACGCCTCGGCCCTGCTGGTCGAGGGTTCCGTCGTCCACGGCAGCGTCGTCGTGGCCGGGTGATTGGTGGATTTTGGCGGGGCTGCCGGACTCCGGTGGCCTCGCCGAGGAGATGACGCGGGCTTCCTCCAGCCCGGACATCCTCTCGCCCTCAGGGTGGTCAACCCTGCCGAAATCTGCCGGGGTGTTTCGGAACGGAAATCCCGGAGACCGACGGGCTCGCTGAGGTGATCCACCAGCCCCGCCTCGGGGAGGCGTTGGACAACGAGGCCGGAATTGATCATTTCCCGAGAATGCAACAGGTTCAGGGCTCAGGTCGTCTCCTCAGGTCCGATCCTGTCTCGGTTCTGTCAGTCAGACACCGACGAGGTAGGCGTGCTCGATCAGGAGGTAGGTGATCGTCGCCACCAGGAAGAACACTGCCATGGCGCCGAGGTAGAGGATCATCACCGGCGTCCTCCCCAGCCGGTCTCGACGCTTTCGGGCGACGTTCCATGCCCCCCAGCCGATCAATCCGTAGAGGACGAATCCTGCTGCCGCCAAGACGACCAGGGCAGGCTCGGTTCGCCCCTGGTCCTGGATGTTGACGATGGCGACTGCCACGAACAGGGCCAGCAGCCAGAGGTGCCAGACCCGGAATTGGGATCGAGAACGGTCTTCTCTGAGCGATGTCGTGTGGGTCATGATTCCCCCGGTTCGGAGAAGGGACGCGCCGGAGTCGCAGCCGAGGGGCCGAAGATGGGGAGCCCTGCGACAATTGTCGGACTGGAATGCCTTCCGGTCAAGCGGGCATCACCCCGGACATCGCCAGGATGTTCGGCATCGTTGGCGGGCACCGGGCGGGCCGATAGGCTGGCGGCATCCGGGGGAGCGTCACGGTGGATCGCACCCGACCACACAATGAGCCTGATACCTGAGTCTCGACCATGCTTCGCACCGACCGGAATCTCCTTCCGCTGACCATCGCCGTCGTGCTGCTGGCCGGAGTCGCAGCGTCCAGCACCTCAATCGCCCGACCCGCCGACGGCGAGGAGGGCAAGGTGTTCGTCGGCTACCTGTACGGTCGGCCCCAGGGCATCGACTTCTCCCTCTACACGCACCTCTGCCACGCCTTCGTCACCGCCGACGCCGACGGTCGCATCCGGCCGAGCCGGGGAGTCCCCGACGCAGACCTCGCCCGACAGGCTCACGAGGCGGGCGTTAAGATGTTCATCTCCCTCGGAGGCTGGGGCTGGGACGAGCAGTTCGCCGCCATCATGACCGACCCGGAGGCCGAAGATCGCTACATTGTGTCCGTCCTGGCGCTCGTGGACGAGAGCGACTACGACGGGATCGACCTCGACTGGGAGTATCCCGACACCGAGCAGGAGGTCGAGGGCTTCGAGCGGCTCGTGCGACGGCTCCGCGCCGGGCTCGACGCGATCGGCGAGCGGAAGGAACGCCCGATGCTGCTGACGATGGCCGCCTCGTCGAACCCCGGCACGCTCCGCTGGCTCCGCACCGAGTTCCTGCTGGAGACGATGGACTGGGTCAACGTCATGACCTACGACTACGCCGGACCCTGGACGAACTACGCCGGGCACAATGCCCCCTTGTTCTCCTCCTCGAAGGTTCCCGGTCGGAATCGACC encodes:
- a CDS encoding SRPBCC family protein, translating into MKPITFSCEARLAIPPDEIARRILDLDRWPDFKGYGPLPGIRAATFEATTPEVVGTVIRVSNTDGSSHTEEVVEWDPPRRIRLRMGGFPPPLSRLATEIVETWQFDRVGEVTRVVRSFTLHPRSMATRPLLGLISLLLRRAIARHLRHMQDASDDDGRPVTPQEYNETR
- a CDS encoding ARPP-1 family domain-containing protein — its product is MPTLPELRIGDPIRHEALAVFPLFTDTGGVVDYLLSDEAIASGSVAVEEVSEAGSVPNLLVENTGDSRVLFLEGEELHGAKQNRILNTSVLVAAHSKTTIPVSCVEQGRWRYRGRQFGHGGSHSSSKLRHYLKASVTRSLKEDRGHTSDQMSVWSEVSRQMDALGSSSETAAMADTYERYRGKLEEFRSRVGYVEGASGLAVAVGKRVVALDLFDKPETCRKVWDRLLTGAVMEALEVGKAEEHADAGDVEALVSRLRGMAWEPAPAVGEGEEFRSDAGEAHASALLVEGSVVHGSVVVAG
- a CDS encoding glycoside hydrolase family 18 protein, with protein sequence MLRTDRNLLPLTIAVVLLAGVAASSTSIARPADGEEGKVFVGYLYGRPQGIDFSLYTHLCHAFVTADADGRIRPSRGVPDADLARQAHEAGVKMFISLGGWGWDEQFAAIMTDPEAEDRYIVSVLALVDESDYDGIDLDWEYPDTEQEVEGFERLVRRLRAGLDAIGERKERPMLLTMAASSNPGTLRWLRTEFLLETMDWVNVMTYDYAGPWTNYAGHNAPLFSSSKVPGRNRPSTEATMRYLIEERGIPADRLAVGIPLYGRGFAVSEPYASTEDAPELRIPQGNYTNLHRLLNEEGWTRLWDDEIKAPWLLAPDRSIVFGYDDAESVAIKTEWAMKQGFRGVFFWQVAADRLPDGSHPLQEAAREAWEGDDLQGR
- a CDS encoding DJ-1/PfpI family protein; the encoded protein is MTRRRVGILVFPEVEVLDFAGPFEVFSVTRLDEDRRREEPSPYEVVLISEAPGMVVASGGLKVVPDHGLDDCPPLDLLVVPGGWGVHGQIGNEALVGWIAERAGQVELLASVCTGSMLLGKAGLLDGRRATTHWKVLDWMRESFPGVTVLDDEHVVEDGDVITSAGIAAGIDLALRVVARHHGETVARTTARYMEYPFPEDNRRRV